Proteins from a genomic interval of Rubinisphaera italica:
- a CDS encoding site-2 protease family protein, whose protein sequence is MPEQPDPQSRTQVEEILIFPDGRTVKVSGGGTSPPTQRPQFRNSGPTRKQYLWSLGLFLVTCYTTWSVGDSRYSDGFGYMIPVMAILLAHEMGHYIASLIYRVPATPPFFIPMPYSPLGTFGAVIVKQGGREDRKALFDIAIAGPLAGLVLAIPVCIYGAATAQAVPVDQIRSDEFQFIAPPLMKWIVWGVRGDWPAGMVLESAILDAGWVGIFITALNLIPIGQLDGGHILYTLLGRKAHYVAGALIAGALAYMFITGNLTFMLMLFLIIMMGPYHPPTSNDRAPLGWFRVVLGCITLPFIFIGFTPTPIVIGG, encoded by the coding sequence ATGCCCGAACAACCCGACCCACAATCCCGGACACAGGTTGAGGAAATTCTCATCTTCCCCGATGGCAGAACCGTCAAAGTTTCAGGAGGCGGCACATCTCCGCCCACTCAGCGACCCCAGTTCCGCAATTCTGGTCCGACACGCAAACAATATCTCTGGTCGCTGGGACTTTTCCTGGTCACCTGTTACACAACCTGGTCTGTGGGTGATAGCCGCTACTCCGATGGCTTCGGCTACATGATCCCCGTCATGGCCATTCTTCTCGCTCACGAGATGGGCCACTACATCGCCTCTCTCATTTACCGTGTCCCGGCTACGCCACCGTTTTTTATCCCGATGCCCTATTCTCCTCTGGGAACATTTGGTGCAGTCATCGTTAAGCAGGGAGGCCGTGAAGATCGTAAAGCTCTCTTCGATATCGCCATCGCCGGCCCATTAGCCGGTCTCGTCCTGGCAATCCCCGTCTGTATATATGGTGCCGCGACCGCGCAGGCGGTTCCTGTTGATCAGATCCGCTCAGATGAATTCCAATTCATCGCTCCTCCGCTGATGAAGTGGATCGTCTGGGGTGTCCGCGGTGACTGGCCTGCAGGAATGGTCCTCGAAAGTGCCATTCTCGATGCCGGGTGGGTTGGAATCTTTATCACCGCTCTCAATCTCATTCCCATCGGTCAACTCGATGGAGGCCATATTCTGTATACACTGCTCGGTCGAAAAGCCCACTACGTAGCCGGAGCACTCATCGCCGGCGCACTTGCCTATATGTTCATCACGGGTAATCTTACGTTTATGCTGATGCTCTTCCTGATCATCATGATGGGGCCTTATCATCCTCCCACTTCCAACGACCGAGCCCCACTCGGCTGGTTCCGCGTCGTCCTCGGTTGCATTACGCTACCATTCATCTTTATTGGATTTACTCCCACGCCCATCGTTATCGGTGGCTAA
- a CDS encoding 2-phosphosulfolactate phosphatase → MAIDPTTQTRQLTTYLLPDLIPANQKMEGSAVVIDILRASSTICMALESGASAVIPCEHIETAQLTRKDFDDETVLMGGERQGVKIEGFDLGNSPRDYTKDVVGNRTLIFSTTNGTRALHRCQTAERVAIGCFLNRSPIVNWLQQDAGPIHMVCAGTDGKITLEDCLFAGAVAEGLISRGEQLDMNDATRLCLNLYHMSIQHSEGILLRLLESQGGQNLQHLSMQEDVAFCAQVDVLENVPVWDSGLNRINND, encoded by the coding sequence ATGGCTATCGATCCTACGACTCAAACTCGACAACTCACGACGTATTTACTACCCGATTTAATCCCTGCCAATCAAAAAATGGAAGGTAGCGCAGTCGTGATTGATATTCTGCGTGCATCGAGCACCATCTGCATGGCACTGGAGTCAGGAGCATCTGCAGTGATTCCCTGCGAGCATATTGAGACGGCTCAACTGACACGAAAAGACTTTGATGATGAAACGGTACTGATGGGAGGCGAACGGCAGGGGGTTAAGATTGAAGGATTTGATCTGGGAAATTCTCCGCGAGACTACACGAAGGACGTTGTCGGGAATCGGACTTTGATTTTCAGCACAACGAATGGCACGCGCGCTTTGCATCGATGTCAGACGGCTGAGAGAGTCGCGATTGGATGTTTTCTGAATCGATCCCCCATCGTGAACTGGTTACAGCAGGATGCAGGGCCGATACATATGGTTTGTGCGGGAACCGATGGAAAGATCACACTGGAAGACTGTCTGTTCGCTGGAGCAGTCGCAGAGGGGTTGATTTCACGCGGCGAGCAGCTCGACATGAACGATGCGACTCGCCTCTGTTTGAACCTGTATCACATGTCGATTCAGCATAGCGAGGGAATTCTTCTGAGACTGCTGGAATCTCAGGGAGGACAAAATCTCCAACATCTTTCGATGCAGGAAGACGTCGCTTTCTGTGCTCAGGTGGATGTCCTGGAAAATGTGCCGGTATGGGACAGTGGATTGAATCGGATTAACAACGATTAA
- a CDS encoding UbiD family decarboxylase → MANRSLAACLNDLKRGQHLLEIDVPIDPHLQMAEIQRRVYQAQGPALLFKNVTGCRFPMVGNLFGTMDRTRYLFRHTLENVRQLVALKIDPNAGFKAPLKSLKALPTAIRMLPRKVRRGPILKHQIQIEDLPQLVSWPKDGGAFVTLPQVYSEDVAKPGLMGSNLGMYRVQLSGNEYEPNRQIGLHYQIHRSIGVHHSHALAEGKPFRVNIFVGGHPAMTLAAVMPLPEGMSELMFGGALAGHRIPMITSPNRAGIYAEADFCIVGTIDPERQLPEGPFGDHLGYYSLQHEFPVLNVEAVYHRPGAIWPFTVVGRPPQEDTAFGEIIHEITGPIIPTVIAGVHEIHAVDAAGVHPLLLAIGSERYVPYAKERRPQELLTCANAILGQGQLSLAKYLIIAAHEDDPSLNCHDISKFLQHVLQRADWTRDLHFQTRTTIDTLDYSGSGFNEGSKLVIAAAGAPKFELQAELTGALNLPHEILSAQLVMPGVLAVSGLDYQSDQESRGIQPLLDLPVTHPVNKFRLVIVVDDAEFAAATLNNFLWTTFTRSNPAADIFGIGAFTDQKHWGCEGALIIDARVKPHHAPPLIEDPEVTRSVDALAAKRGPLHGIIS, encoded by the coding sequence ATGGCCAATAGATCTCTTGCTGCCTGTCTGAACGATTTAAAACGCGGGCAGCACCTGCTTGAAATCGATGTGCCGATCGATCCCCATTTGCAGATGGCAGAAATTCAACGTCGTGTCTATCAGGCACAAGGCCCTGCACTGCTCTTCAAAAATGTGACTGGCTGTCGTTTTCCCATGGTGGGCAATCTGTTCGGCACGATGGACCGGACTCGCTATTTGTTCCGGCATACACTCGAAAACGTTCGTCAACTCGTTGCATTAAAAATTGATCCGAATGCAGGCTTCAAGGCTCCTCTCAAATCTCTCAAAGCGTTACCAACTGCCATCAGGATGCTGCCCAGGAAAGTCCGTCGCGGCCCAATCCTGAAGCATCAAATCCAAATCGAAGATCTGCCTCAACTGGTTTCCTGGCCGAAGGATGGAGGAGCGTTTGTGACTCTGCCGCAGGTCTATTCTGAGGATGTTGCGAAACCGGGTTTGATGGGATCGAACCTGGGAATGTATCGCGTACAGCTTTCGGGGAATGAATACGAACCGAATCGGCAAATCGGACTGCACTACCAGATCCATCGCAGTATCGGCGTGCACCACTCTCATGCTTTGGCTGAGGGGAAACCGTTTCGTGTCAATATTTTCGTCGGCGGGCACCCTGCGATGACACTCGCTGCCGTCATGCCGCTGCCGGAAGGGATGTCGGAACTGATGTTTGGAGGAGCGCTTGCCGGTCATCGGATTCCAATGATTACTTCACCGAATCGAGCCGGCATTTATGCTGAAGCCGACTTTTGTATCGTCGGCACTATCGACCCGGAACGCCAGTTGCCCGAAGGCCCCTTTGGCGATCACCTCGGGTATTACAGTCTCCAGCACGAGTTTCCGGTATTGAATGTTGAAGCCGTTTACCATCGTCCCGGTGCAATCTGGCCTTTTACGGTGGTTGGACGCCCCCCTCAGGAAGACACGGCTTTCGGGGAGATCATTCATGAAATCACCGGACCGATCATCCCGACGGTCATCGCTGGCGTCCATGAAATCCATGCTGTCGATGCTGCGGGCGTGCATCCTTTGTTACTCGCAATCGGTAGCGAACGATATGTCCCTTATGCAAAAGAACGTCGACCCCAGGAACTACTCACCTGTGCCAATGCGATTCTCGGACAAGGTCAACTTTCGCTCGCGAAGTATCTCATCATTGCGGCTCATGAAGATGATCCGTCTTTGAACTGTCACGATATTTCCAAGTTTCTGCAGCACGTTTTACAACGAGCCGACTGGACCCGAGATCTGCATTTTCAGACACGAACCACGATTGACACACTCGACTATTCCGGCTCTGGGTTCAACGAAGGCTCGAAATTAGTCATCGCTGCTGCAGGCGCACCAAAATTCGAGTTGCAAGCGGAATTAACGGGTGCTTTGAATTTGCCACACGAGATTCTATCGGCTCAGCTGGTCATGCCGGGAGTCCTCGCGGTTTCTGGACTGGACTATCAAAGCGATCAGGAATCACGAGGAATACAGCCTTTACTCGATTTACCAGTTACTCACCCCGTCAATAAATTCCGTCTGGTGATTGTTGTCGATGATGCAGAGTTCGCTGCCGCGACGCTCAACAATTTCCTGTGGACGACATTTACCCGCAGCAACCCTGCCGCCGATATTTTTGGAATTGGAGCCTTCACCGATCAAAAGCACTGGGGTTGTGAGGGAGCATTAATTATCGATGCCCGCGTCAAACCGCACCATGCCCCACCTTTGATTGAAGACCCGGAAGTGACCCGCAGTGTCGATGCTCTGGCAGCAAAAAGGGGCCCACTGCACGGGATCATTTCATAG
- a CDS encoding serine/threonine protein kinase: MSAQLHISDCAQQVRLLKQLRRFELLDENRIRELEKELLFNDVPQTVCLKQLVGSRELTSYQINKLLQEEADQLVLGNYLLKKPLGAGGMGEVYLAEHRRMQREVALKVLAPKFVQDEEMRLRFQREIQAIGRLSHPNIVTAFDADESDGSYFLVMEYVAGADLAALVQKNGAMSVSQVMNCILHAAHGLDYAHREGVIHRDIKPQNLLLTRAGQLKILDLGLARLDQKSMPQESLTETGSMMGTVDFMAPEQAMNAHMADARSDIYSLGCTLFYLLTGTTMYSETTLVEKLFAHRDQPIPDLPMETGHPLNAIYQKMVAKNPEDRFQSMHEVVEKIELLIKNQQNSETVLFPGVFQDSDFEPIDRSNNRRQNLKSTRVDHAAKETVKGKASMESTVLIPMLLTYDMSSRNPLGENADLDSNSKLSWLKAGLIGLVMLLVYAGMTGRFFAGREGSPKELPAVMGHVETDRASSADREAIGNGASADFNSRRLGCFNSGK, translated from the coding sequence GTGTCTGCTCAACTTCATATTTCAGACTGTGCCCAACAGGTTCGATTGCTTAAGCAATTGCGCCGATTCGAGCTTCTAGACGAGAATCGAATTCGTGAACTGGAGAAAGAGTTGTTGTTCAATGATGTTCCTCAGACCGTTTGCTTGAAACAGCTGGTGGGATCACGAGAGTTAACTTCGTATCAGATAAATAAGTTGCTTCAAGAGGAAGCCGACCAGTTAGTGCTGGGTAACTATCTGCTGAAGAAGCCGTTAGGGGCAGGGGGGATGGGTGAGGTCTATCTTGCCGAACATCGTAGGATGCAGCGCGAGGTGGCATTAAAAGTCCTGGCGCCGAAGTTTGTGCAGGATGAGGAAATGCGGCTGCGGTTTCAACGAGAGATTCAGGCCATCGGCCGGTTGTCTCATCCGAATATTGTGACGGCTTTTGATGCAGATGAATCGGACGGGTCCTACTTTCTTGTAATGGAATATGTGGCGGGAGCAGATCTGGCGGCTCTGGTTCAGAAGAACGGAGCGATGTCGGTTTCGCAGGTGATGAACTGTATTCTCCATGCCGCTCATGGACTGGACTATGCCCATCGAGAAGGTGTGATTCATCGGGATATCAAGCCTCAGAATCTCCTGCTGACTCGAGCGGGTCAACTGAAGATTCTGGACCTTGGACTGGCCCGACTGGATCAGAAATCGATGCCGCAAGAAAGTTTAACTGAAACCGGCAGCATGATGGGAACGGTCGACTTTATGGCTCCCGAACAGGCAATGAACGCTCACATGGCTGATGCCCGTAGTGATATTTATTCCCTCGGCTGCACCCTGTTTTATCTACTCACCGGCACGACAATGTATTCCGAAACAACACTGGTGGAAAAACTGTTTGCCCATCGAGATCAGCCGATCCCTGATCTGCCAATGGAAACGGGACATCCACTGAATGCAATTTACCAGAAGATGGTGGCGAAGAATCCTGAGGATCGATTTCAATCCATGCACGAGGTGGTTGAAAAAATCGAACTGTTGATAAAGAATCAGCAGAATTCGGAAACCGTTTTGTTTCCAGGAGTCTTTCAGGATTCCGATTTTGAGCCGATCGATCGCTCAAATAACCGTCGACAGAATTTGAAATCGACTCGTGTGGATCATGCGGCGAAGGAGACGGTTAAAGGAAAGGCTTCAATGGAATCGACCGTGCTGATCCCGATGTTGCTGACCTATGACATGTCTTCCAGGAATCCGTTGGGAGAAAATGCGGACCTTGACTCCAATTCAAAATTGAGTTGGCTGAAGGCTGGGTTAATTGGTCTGGTGATGTTACTGGTCTATGCCGGAATGACTGGACGATTCTTCGCGGGCAGAGAGGGTAGTCCGAAAGAGTTGCCAGCGGTGATGGGCCATGTGGAAACTGACAGGGCGTCCTCAGCAGATCGCGAAGCAATAGGCAATGGCGCCTCTGCGGATTTCAACAGCAGACGTCTTGGTTGTTTTAATTCTGGAAAGTAA